A region of Lycium barbarum isolate Lr01 chromosome 1, ASM1917538v2, whole genome shotgun sequence DNA encodes the following proteins:
- the LOC132642163 gene encoding uncharacterized protein LOC132642163 gives MENGNGDKPTVMVTNDDGIDAPGLRALVRALVSTNLFHVLVFAPDSERSAASHCVSWQRTVTVKKVDVPGATAFAVSGTPADSTSLGISKKIFPSVPDLVVSGINLGCNCGYDIVYSGTVGGAREAFFHGIPSVAVSYDCYNMVGRNLSVDDFTLCAEACIPIITAILAEIKNKTYAQNCFLNINVPREVGNHKGYRLTQQGKCFYKMGWTQVTSEAKAGTTSPIKVMEIKPSGNTEESTLSTKEEHQVFKLDTAETPAADNDDTDYSSLQAGYISVTPLSALSPAEIDSVAFFKKWLPAV, from the exons ATGGAGAATGGGAACGGTGATAAGCCGACGGTGATGGTAACGAATGATGACGGAATTGACGCACCTGGTTTGAGAGCTCTTGTTCGTGCCCTCGTTTCCACCAATCTCTTCCATGTTCTCGTTTTTGCTCCTGACTC TGAAAGATCGGCTGCTAGTCATTGTGTTTCATGGCAACGCACAGTTACTGTTAAGAAAGTAGATGTCCCTGGCGCCACAGCTTTTGCAGTTTCTG GAACTCCAGCAGACTCAACTTCCCTTGGGATCTCCAAAAAGATCTTTCCTTCAGTACCTGATCTG GTTGTCAGTGGCATTAATTTAGGCTGCAATTGCGGTTATGACAT TGTTTATTCAGGGACAGTGGGTGGTGCACGAGAGGCTTTCTTCCATGGCATTCCTTCTGTCGCTGTATCATATGACTGCTATAACAT GGTTGGTCGAAACCTCAGTGTTGATGATTTCACATTGTGTGCTGAAGCTTGCATACCCATCATCACTGCGATATTGGCCGAGATCAAGAACAAGACTTATGCTCAGAATTGCTTTCTGAATATAAATGTACCAAGAGAAGTTGGCAACCACAAG GGCTATCGACTGACTCAGCAGGGGAAATGTTTTTACAAAATGGGATGGACACAAGTTACTTCTGAAGCAAAAGCAGGTACAACGTCACCTATAAAAGTAATGGAGATAAAACCATCAGGAAATACAGAAGAGAGCACATTAAGCACCAAAGAAGAACATCAAGTGTTTAAGTTAGAC ACTGCAGAAACACCAGCAGCGGATAATGACGATACTGATTACTCATCCCTTCAAGCAGGATAT ATCTCTGTTACTCCGCTTTCCGCCTTATCTCCTGCAGAGATAGATAGTGTTGCATTCTTCAAAAAATGGCTTCCTGCTGTCTGA